One part of the Solanum dulcamara chromosome 3, daSolDulc1.2, whole genome shotgun sequence genome encodes these proteins:
- the LOC129883064 gene encoding uncharacterized protein LOC129883064, with product MPQMKIQPIDSPTYRESIQNDTAKPVVKSRFKRFFDRPFPSVLRISSATEKPNAAGAGNELPYGKDGAVTEFEPSSVCLAKMVQNFIEENNEKPSAAKCGRNRCNCFNGNNNDSSDDEFDFADSVTNSSFGDSSDALKSLIPCATVVERNLLADTSKIVEKNKACKRKNDLRKIVTDELSKLGYNSSICKSKWEKAPSIPAGEYEYIDVIVEGERVLIDVDFRSEFEVARSTSSYKAVLQLLPFIFVGKSDRLLQIVSIASEAARQSLKKKGMHIAPWRNAEYIKAKWLSPHTRTTLPATTPTDTADKTATVTDAVTEPEAKAKAESEVKEEVAEEVESKEISDSEFGELELIFGEKSSYETKSLTLLSSPPPGNFSGSEEEKPVQPVMMTWEPPALKPKNCERGNKVVVPGLASLLREKP from the exons ATGCCTCAGATGAAAATTCAGCCAATCGATTCTCCCACATACAGAGAATCGATCCAAAACGACACCGCTAAGCCTGTGGTGAAGTCGCGATTCAAACGGTTTTTTGATCGACCGTTCCCCAGTGTCTTACGGATTTCGTCGGCGACAGAGAAGCCGAATGCCGCCGGCGCCGGTAATGAATTGCCTTATGGAAAAGATGGAGCAGTCACTGAGTTCGAGCCTAGCTCAGTTTGTTTGGCTAAGATGGTTCAGAATTTCATCGAGGAGAACAATGAAAAGCCATCGGCTGCTAAATGTGGTCGGAATCGTTGCAATTGCTTCAACGGAAACAACAATGATAGCTCTGATGACGAGTTTGATTTTGCTGACTCAGTTACAAACTCTTCCTTTGGTGATTCCTCAGATGCTcttaag AGCTTAATTCCGTGTGCAACTGTTGTTGAGAGAAATCTGTTAGCTGATACCTCAAAAATTGTTGAGAAAAACAAAGCTTGTAAGCGTAAAAACGATTTGAGAAAAATCGTCACCGATGAACTCTCGAAACTTGGCTACAATTCTTCCATCTGCAAATCCAAATGGGAAAAGGCTCCTTCTATACCTGCAG GTGAATATGAGTATATTGATGTGATTGTGGAAGGGGAAAGAGTGTTGATTGATGTAGATTTCCGATCGGAGTTTGAGGTTGCCCGATCGACTAGTAGTTACAAGGCGGTTCTTCAATTGCTGCCGTTTATCTTCGTCGGCAAATCCGATCGGCTTCTGCAAATAGTGTCTATCGCCTCTGAAGCGGCTCGGCAGAGTTTGAAGAAGAAAGGCATGCACATCGCTCCATGGCGTAACGCCGAGTATATCAAAGCTAAATGGCTTAGCCCACACACTCGAACCACTCTGCCTGCTACAACACCGACTGATACCGCTGATAAAACGGCAACTGTAACCGACGCCGTAACTGAACCCGAAGCTAAAGCGAAAGCTGAGAGTGAGGTCAAGGAGGAGGTAGCTGAAGAAGTCGAGAGTAAAGAAATATCTGATTCTGAATTTGGAGAATTAGAGCTGATTTTTGGTGAGAAATCGTCATACGAGACCAAATCGTTGACGTTGCTTTCGTCTCCGCCGCCGGGGAATTTTTCCGGCAGCGAGGAAGAGAAGCCGGTACAGCCGGTAATGATGACATGGGAACCTCCCGCATTGAAGCCCAAGAATTGCGAAAGAGGAAACAAAGTCGTCGTTCCCGGATTGGCTTCCCTTCTCAGGGAAAAGCCCTaa